In the Populus trichocarpa isolate Nisqually-1 chromosome 1, P.trichocarpa_v4.1, whole genome shotgun sequence genome, one interval contains:
- the LOC18094337 gene encoding receptor-like protein EIX1 has product MTTSAVIIPMFWLLLLVATISVGFCYGCSSAGCRLSDEGALLKFKNDLTDPSNRLASWVSDEDCCRWSGVVCNNLTGHVLELYLGTHISYDVKLASTASVDLEDNRGSKLGGEISSSLLNLKYLRYLDLSNKDFGGIHIPKFLGSMRNPSHLSGKVPLSLKNCTQLVTLDFTVNNFTGNLPTWMGKLSRMKILNLHANQFDGQIPVEFCDLASLQVLDLAYNNLNGTIPSCIDHFSSIDKMNGSKGLIDLRKNSSSTQLQSFISSSFTGNKGLCGLPRIAVQMVQIMIIMEEIKGDDSSDVNWFNVSLPVGFVVVFWFVLGPSVLRRHLHSMYAVHPLHGRNNKQGGKF; this is encoded by the exons ATGACTACTTCTGCTGTCATAATTCCTATGTTCTGGTTGCTCTTGTTAGTAGCTACCATTAGTGTTGGATTCTGCTATGGGTGCTCCAGTGCAGGATGCAGGCTGAGTGATGAAGGTGCCCTTTTGAAGTTCAAGAACGATCTCACCGACCCTTCAAACCGGCTTGCATCCTGGGTTAGTGATGAGGATTGCTGTAGATGGTCTGGAGTTGTTTGCAACAACTTAACTGGCCATGTTCTTGAGCTCTATCTTGGAACCCACATTTCTTATGATGTAAAATTAGCCTCCACTGCTTCTGTTGACTTGGAAGATAATCGTGGATCAAAGCTCGGCGGCGAGATTAGCTCTTCTTTGCTCAACTTGAAATATTTGAGGTACTTGGACCTAAGCAACAAAGATTTTGGAGGAATTCACATCCCCAAGTTTCTTGGCTCCATGAGGAATCCAAG CCACCTCTCTGGCAAGGTTCCTCTGTCACTGAAAAATTGTACCCAATTAGTCACACTGGATTTTACTGTAAACAATTTCACAGGGAACCTTCCAACATGGATGGGGAAACTTTCAAGGATGAAGATTCTAAATCTTCATGCAAATCAGTTTGATGGCCAAATACCTGTAGAATTTTGTGATCTAGCTTCTTTACAAGTTTTGGATCTTGCTTATAACAACTTGAATGGAACTATACCGAGCTGCATCGACCATTTTAGTTCCATAGACAAGATGAATGGTTCTAAAGGCCTCATTGATTTG CGGAAGAATTCCTCAAGCACTCAGTTGCAAAGCTTCATTTCATCCAGCTTCACTGGCAACAAAGGTCTTTGTGGACTTCCAAGAATCGCAGTGCAGATGGTACAAATAATGATCATAATGGAAGAGATAAAAGGGGATGATAGTTCTGACGTTAACTGGTTCAATGTGAGCTTGCCAGTTGGATTTGTGGTGGTATTTTGGTTTGTACTGGGTCCTTCGGTGTTGAGAAGACATCTGCATTCCATGTATGCAGTCCACCCATTGCATGGGAGGAACAACAAACAAGGAGGCAAGTTTTAG
- the LOC7487001 gene encoding uncharacterized protein LOC7487001 — MAAIAAILSSIPSSSSSSKFSKYQSHPSVPPPCRVVCRGGSQPPPPVTTDFQFALHDALDSSGINTTHAREARQNFMSQIKRLSSIEREISISINRRVDLAKTALYIAAEDDSLISHSSVALPVDAFIERLDDLSMGFCTNNSSALKSSPEMLLDSLEKFLYVKKGFRRSTMKSRLEPRALYLHSVLTHRSGSAVMLALIYSEILKTLRLWSLLDFDCEIFFPHDNHGLPRGYHKQKSKESDHQHILTSLTLLEKILRNLKEAFWPFQHDHTKSLFLQAAHAADCVDISKTFEGSGAQLASAKAAQHRLDRGVWTSVHFGDMRRALSACERLILLESDPKELRDYSVLLYHCGFYEQSLQYLKLYQEKGSSLQKQASNKLSSLEEDAVEKLMIRLNLISMEEGWSKPSHVRNFLGNNSEPW, encoded by the exons ATGGCTGCCATAGCTGCAATTTTATCATCAATACCATCTTCTTCCTCATCTTCCAAGTTCTCAAAATACCAATCCCATCCTTCTGTTCCTCCTCCTTGCCGTGTGGTTTGCCGTGGAGGATCCCAACCTCCTCCCCCGGTAACAACTGACTTCCAATTTGCTTTGCATGATGCCTTGGATTCTTCTGGAATCAACACCACTCATGCCAGA GAGGCAAGGCAAAATTTCATGtcacaaattaaaagattgtCAAGCATTGAGAGGGAAATCAGCATTAGCATTAATAGACGTGTTGATTTGGCGAAAACGGCACTTTATATAGCAGCTGAGGATGATTCTCTCATATCACACTCTTCGGTTGCTCTCCCCGTGGATGCTTTCATTGAAAGATTGGATGATCTTTCCATGGGATTCTGCACTAATAATAGCTCTGCATTGAAGTCATCGCCAGAGATGCTTCTGGATAGCTTGGAGAAATTTTTGTATGTCAAGAAG GGCTTTCGAAGGAGCACTATGAAAAGTCGATTGGAGCCACGAGCTTTGTATCTTCATTCT GTTTTGACACATCGATCAGGTTCTGCTGTTATGCTTGCACTTATATACTCGGAAATCCTGAAAACGCTTCGGTTATGGAGCCTGTTGGATTTTGATTGTGAGATTTTCTTCCCACATGACAACCATGGTCTTCCAAGAGGCTATCACAAGCAGAAAAGTAAGGAGTCTGATCATCAACACATTTTGACATCACTTACTCTGTTGGAGAAG ATTTTGAGAAACTTAAAGGAGGCTTTTTGGCCATTTCAACATGATCATACCAAGAGTTTATTCTTACAGGCAGCACATGCAGCTGACTGTGTTGATATATCAAAAACTTTTGAAGGAAG TGGTGCTCAGCTTGCATCTGCAAAGGCTGCTCAACATAGGCTAGACCGTGGTGTTTGGACTAGTGTACACTTCGGGGACATGAGACGTGCATTATCTG CTTGTGAGCGTTTAATACTCCTTGAATCCGACCCTAAGGAACTAAGAGACTACAGTGTTCTTTTATACCATTGTGGGTTTTATGAGCAATCGCTGCAATATCTCAAGTTGTATCAAGAGAAG GGTTCTTCCTTACAAAAACAGGCATCCAATAAATTAAGCAGCTTGGAGGAAGATGCTGTGGAGAAACTAATGATACGCCTTAACCTCATTTCAATGGAGGAAGGTTGGAGCAAGCCCTCACATGTTAGAAATTTTCTTGGAAATAACTCTGAACCTTGGTAG
- the LOC18094338 gene encoding protein LATERAL ROOT PRIMORDIUM 1 isoform X4, translated as MLGLHNILFIAPPPSPFHHHQPPHIPSTHQIANTNDQCNIANNQESWTTLNKYQQKSSFLKRGDLNVVGDNDTGRNIGPARACRDCGNRAKKECQYRRCRTCCKSREYDCTTHMKSTWVSAARRRERLGCGGGGGGDSSASSGGGCVGGKRPRENVTATSNSFSTSNNNAAASVNFDTGSSYQDASFKLSLPGQVREPAVFRCVRVTAINSGEAEVAYQAKSGERTRDSTSPIVEPSVAYAATGNHRLLEVFS; from the exons ATGTTAGGCCTTCACAACATACTCTTTATAGCTCCACCACCTTCTCCTTTTCACCACCACCAGCCTCCACACATTCCCTCTACTCACCAAATAGCCAACACCAATGATCAATGTAACATTGCAAACAATCAAGAATCTTGGACCACTCTCAATAAATACCAGCAAAaatctagttttcttaaaagGGGTGATTTAAATGTTGTTGGGGATAATGATACTGGAAGGAATATTGGTCCTGCAAGAGCTTGCAGGGACTGTGGAAACAGGGCAAAGAAAGAGTGTCAGTATAGGAGGTGCAGGACTTGTTGCAAGAGTAGAGAGTATGATTGTACCACTCACATGAAGAGCACATGGGTGTCTGCTGCAAGGAGGCGAGAGAGGCTTGGTTgtggcggtggtggtggtggtgactcTTCTGCTTCTTCTGGTGGTGGCTGTGTTGGTGGTAAAAGGCCAAGAGAAAATGTGACCGCTACATCTAATAGTTTTAGTACTTCTAATAACAATGCTGCTGCTTCTGTCAACTTCGATACAGGCTCTAGTTATCAGG ATGCAAGCTTCAAACTGTCTTTACCTGGCCAAGTTCGTGAACCGGCAGTTTTCAGGTGCGTTAGAGTAACAGCCATTAATAGTGGTGAAGCTGAGGTTGCCTATCAAGCTAAG TCTGGTGAAAGGACTAGAGACTCCACCTCGCCAATTGTTGAACCATCCGTTGCCTACGCAGCCACAGGGAACCACAGATTGCTTGAAG TTTTTAGTTAG
- the LOC18094338 gene encoding protein LATERAL ROOT PRIMORDIUM 1 isoform X2 has product MLGLHNILFIAPPPSPFHHHQPPHIPSTHQIANTNDQCNIANNQESWTTLNKYQQKSSFLKRGDLNVVGDNDTGRNIGPARACRDCGNRAKKECQYRRCRTCCKSREYDCTTHMKSTWVSAARRRERLGCGGGGGGDSSASSGGGCVGGKRPRENVTATSNSFSTSNNNAAASVNFDTGSSYQDASFKLSLPGQVREPAVFRCVRVTAINSGEAEVAYQAKVNISGHVFKGILYDQGIDEKNLFPCVSKMQSGERTRDSTSPIVEPSVAYAATGNHRLLEVFS; this is encoded by the exons ATGTTAGGCCTTCACAACATACTCTTTATAGCTCCACCACCTTCTCCTTTTCACCACCACCAGCCTCCACACATTCCCTCTACTCACCAAATAGCCAACACCAATGATCAATGTAACATTGCAAACAATCAAGAATCTTGGACCACTCTCAATAAATACCAGCAAAaatctagttttcttaaaagGGGTGATTTAAATGTTGTTGGGGATAATGATACTGGAAGGAATATTGGTCCTGCAAGAGCTTGCAGGGACTGTGGAAACAGGGCAAAGAAAGAGTGTCAGTATAGGAGGTGCAGGACTTGTTGCAAGAGTAGAGAGTATGATTGTACCACTCACATGAAGAGCACATGGGTGTCTGCTGCAAGGAGGCGAGAGAGGCTTGGTTgtggcggtggtggtggtggtgactcTTCTGCTTCTTCTGGTGGTGGCTGTGTTGGTGGTAAAAGGCCAAGAGAAAATGTGACCGCTACATCTAATAGTTTTAGTACTTCTAATAACAATGCTGCTGCTTCTGTCAACTTCGATACAGGCTCTAGTTATCAGG ATGCAAGCTTCAAACTGTCTTTACCTGGCCAAGTTCGTGAACCGGCAGTTTTCAGGTGCGTTAGAGTAACAGCCATTAATAGTGGTGAAGCTGAGGTTGCCTATCAAGCTAAGGTGAATATAAGTGGCCATGTTTTCAAGGGCATTCTTTATGATCAAGGGATCGACGAGAAAAACCTGTTTCcatgtgtttcaaaaatgcaGTCTGGTGAAAGGACTAGAGACTCCACCTCGCCAATTGTTGAACCATCCGTTGCCTACGCAGCCACAGGGAACCACAGATTGCTTGAAG TTTTTAGTTAG
- the LOC18094338 gene encoding protein LATERAL ROOT PRIMORDIUM 1 isoform X3 produces the protein MLGLHNILFIAPPPSPFHHHQPPHIPSTHQIANTNDQCNIANNQESWTTLNKYQQKSSFLKRGDLNVVGDNDTGRNIGPARACRDCGNRAKKECQYRRCRTCCKSREYDCTTHMKSTWVSAARRRERLGCGGGGGGDSSASSGGGCVGGKRPRENVTATSNSFSTSNNNAAASVNFDTGSSYQDASFKLSLPGQVREPAVFRCVRVTAINSGEAEVAYQAKSGERTRDSTSPIVEPSVAYAATGNHRLLEGNG, from the exons ATGTTAGGCCTTCACAACATACTCTTTATAGCTCCACCACCTTCTCCTTTTCACCACCACCAGCCTCCACACATTCCCTCTACTCACCAAATAGCCAACACCAATGATCAATGTAACATTGCAAACAATCAAGAATCTTGGACCACTCTCAATAAATACCAGCAAAaatctagttttcttaaaagGGGTGATTTAAATGTTGTTGGGGATAATGATACTGGAAGGAATATTGGTCCTGCAAGAGCTTGCAGGGACTGTGGAAACAGGGCAAAGAAAGAGTGTCAGTATAGGAGGTGCAGGACTTGTTGCAAGAGTAGAGAGTATGATTGTACCACTCACATGAAGAGCACATGGGTGTCTGCTGCAAGGAGGCGAGAGAGGCTTGGTTgtggcggtggtggtggtggtgactcTTCTGCTTCTTCTGGTGGTGGCTGTGTTGGTGGTAAAAGGCCAAGAGAAAATGTGACCGCTACATCTAATAGTTTTAGTACTTCTAATAACAATGCTGCTGCTTCTGTCAACTTCGATACAGGCTCTAGTTATCAGG ATGCAAGCTTCAAACTGTCTTTACCTGGCCAAGTTCGTGAACCGGCAGTTTTCAGGTGCGTTAGAGTAACAGCCATTAATAGTGGTGAAGCTGAGGTTGCCTATCAAGCTAAG TCTGGTGAAAGGACTAGAGACTCCACCTCGCCAATTGTTGAACCATCCGTTGCCTACGCAGCCACAGGGAACCACAGATTGCTTGAAG GTAATGGATGA
- the LOC18094338 gene encoding protein LATERAL ROOT PRIMORDIUM 1 isoform X1, with the protein MLGLHNILFIAPPPSPFHHHQPPHIPSTHQIANTNDQCNIANNQESWTTLNKYQQKSSFLKRGDLNVVGDNDTGRNIGPARACRDCGNRAKKECQYRRCRTCCKSREYDCTTHMKSTWVSAARRRERLGCGGGGGGDSSASSGGGCVGGKRPRENVTATSNSFSTSNNNAAASVNFDTGSSYQDASFKLSLPGQVREPAVFRCVRVTAINSGEAEVAYQAKVNISGHVFKGILYDQGIDEKNLFPCVSKMQSGERTRDSTSPIVEPSVAYAATGNHRLLEGNG; encoded by the exons ATGTTAGGCCTTCACAACATACTCTTTATAGCTCCACCACCTTCTCCTTTTCACCACCACCAGCCTCCACACATTCCCTCTACTCACCAAATAGCCAACACCAATGATCAATGTAACATTGCAAACAATCAAGAATCTTGGACCACTCTCAATAAATACCAGCAAAaatctagttttcttaaaagGGGTGATTTAAATGTTGTTGGGGATAATGATACTGGAAGGAATATTGGTCCTGCAAGAGCTTGCAGGGACTGTGGAAACAGGGCAAAGAAAGAGTGTCAGTATAGGAGGTGCAGGACTTGTTGCAAGAGTAGAGAGTATGATTGTACCACTCACATGAAGAGCACATGGGTGTCTGCTGCAAGGAGGCGAGAGAGGCTTGGTTgtggcggtggtggtggtggtgactcTTCTGCTTCTTCTGGTGGTGGCTGTGTTGGTGGTAAAAGGCCAAGAGAAAATGTGACCGCTACATCTAATAGTTTTAGTACTTCTAATAACAATGCTGCTGCTTCTGTCAACTTCGATACAGGCTCTAGTTATCAGG ATGCAAGCTTCAAACTGTCTTTACCTGGCCAAGTTCGTGAACCGGCAGTTTTCAGGTGCGTTAGAGTAACAGCCATTAATAGTGGTGAAGCTGAGGTTGCCTATCAAGCTAAGGTGAATATAAGTGGCCATGTTTTCAAGGGCATTCTTTATGATCAAGGGATCGACGAGAAAAACCTGTTTCcatgtgtttcaaaaatgcaGTCTGGTGAAAGGACTAGAGACTCCACCTCGCCAATTGTTGAACCATCCGTTGCCTACGCAGCCACAGGGAACCACAGATTGCTTGAAG GTAATGGATGA
- the LOC7476843 gene encoding phosphatidylinositol 4-phosphate 5-kinase 6: protein MSIENVGIIKAWEAKLRKSQATKKKKNNSVFLTMMSAAVAHVDDDDPPCKEPVHHAEKALCNGDFYTGLWLDNLPHGHGKYLWTDGCMYLGEWYKGKTMGKGKFGWFSGATYEGDFKGGYMDGRGTFTGSSGDAYRGYWVMNLRHGQGTQSYANGDCYDGDWRRGSQDGHGRYQWNTSNRYIGQWKSGLMNGNGTMIWSNGNRYDGFWQDGLPKGNGSFRWSDGNFYVGFWSKDPNEQNGTYYPSGSASGNLDWDPQEVFLDLNDCKISTCEKMSIFPSQKMLNWSGVLDQGNANPVKGNGGEGRLRRISVDGRLSNYSVASLDGCDVYSGGVDGDLRDVDEGFGNLQVEELDPKISKWRTQPVKKQGETISKGHKNYELMLNLQLGIRHSVGRPAPAISLDLKSSAFDPKEKVWTKFPSEGSKHTPPHQSSEFKWKDYCPVVFRTLRKLFNVDAADYMLSICGNDALRELSSPGKSGSFFYLTNDDRYMIKTIKKAEVKVFLRMLPAYYNHVRSFENTLVTKFYGLHCVKLTGPNQKKVRFVIMGNLFCSEFSIHRRFDLKGSSHGRMTSKPESEIDPTTTLKDLDLNYIFRLQKSWFQEFCRQVDRDCDFLEQERIMDYSLLVGLHFREASYRESLTPPRTSGVRTPTGIRTPAGVQTPNGLRTPTGLHSPTGMGDETESGAPRLSRVDLDKLFIDPTRWASIKLGINMPARVEKTARRRDGEAQLIGEPTGVLYEVVLFFGIIDILQDYDISKKLEHAYKSMQYDPTSISAVDPKQYSKRFRDFIFRVFAEDA from the exons ATGAGCATAGAGAACGTTGGCATAATAAAGGCATGGGAAGCAAAACTTAGGAAATCACAagcaacaaagaagaagaaaaacaacagtGTCTTTCTCACCATGATGTCAGCAGCAGTAGCTCATGTAGATGATGATGATCCTCCTTGTAAAGAACCTGTACACCATGCAGAAAAGGCCCTTTGTAATGGTGATTTCTACACAGGCCTATGGCTTGACAACCTCCCTCATGGACATGGAAAATATCTTTGGACAGATGGTTGCATGTATCTTGGTGAATGGTATAAAGGTAAAACAATGGGAAAGGGTAAATTTGGTTGGTTTTCTGGTGCGACCTACGAGGGTGATTTCAAGGGGGGTTATATGGATGGTAGAGGGACCTTTACAGGTTCTTCAGGTGATGCTTATAGAGGCTACTGGGTTATGAATTTGAGACATGGACAAGGTACACAGAGTTATGCTAATGGTGATTGTTATGATGGTGATTGGAGAAGAGGTTCACAAGATGGACATGGAAGGTACCAATGGAATACTTCGAATCGTTATATTGGTCAATGGAAGAGTGGGTTGATGAATGGTAATGGAACTATGATTTGGAGCAATGGGAATAGGTATGATGGGTTTTGGCAAGATGGACTGCCTAAAGGAAATGGGAGTTTTAGATGGTCAGACGGAAATTTTTATGTGGGTTTTTGGAGTAAAGATCCTAATGAGCAAAATGGGACTTATTATCCATCTGGGTCTGCGTCAGGGAATTTGGATTGGGATCCCCAGGAGGTGTTTTTGGATTTGAACGATTGTAAGATTTCTACTTGTGAAAAGATGTCAATTTTTCCATCGCAGAAGATGTTGAATTGGTCTGGGGTTCTTGATCAAGGGAATGCTAATCCAGTGAAAGGAAATGGCGGTGAAGGAAGGCTCAGGAGGATATCAGTGGATGGGAGGCTGAGTAACTACAGCGTGGCTTCATTAGATGGCTGTGATGTTTATAGTGGTGGGGTTGATGGGGATTTGAGGGATGTAGACGAAGGGTTTGGAAATCTCCAAGTTGAAGAATTGGATCCAAAAATATCTAAATGGAGAACACAGCCTGTGAAGAAGCAAGGGGAAACAATATCCAAAGGGCATAAGAATTATGAACTCATGCTCAATCTGCAGTTGGGAATAAG ACATTCGGTGGGACGGCCTGCTCCAGCTATATCTCTTGATCTGAAGTCTTCGGCATTTGATCCCAAAGAAAAAGTTTGGACTAAATTTCCATCAGAGGGATCCAAGCACACCCCACCTCACCAGTCTTCTGAGTTCAAATGGAAGGATTATTGCCCTGTAGTTTTCAG GACTCTTAGGAAATTGTTCAATGTGGATGCAGCTGATTACATGTTATCGATATGTGGGAATGATGCACTTAGGGAACTCTCATCCCCGGGAAAAAGTGGAAGCTTTTTTTACCTGACAAATGATGATCGCTACATGATAAAGACAATAAAGAAGGCAGAAGTAAAA GTCTTCTTGAGGATGCTGCCAGCCTACTATAATCATGTTCGGTCTTTTGAGAACACTCTAGTAACCAAATTTTATGGTCTTCATTGCGTAAAATTAACAGGGCCGAATCAGAAGAAG GTCCGATTTGTCATTATGGGGAATCTGTTTTGTTCTGAATTCTCTATTCATCGGCGCTTTGACTTAAAAGGTTCGTCCCACGGTCGCATGACTTCTAAACCTGAGTCAGAAATTGATCCAACAACAACCCTCAAGGACCTTGATCTCAATTACATATTTCGGTTGCAGAAATCTTGGTTCCAAGAGTTTTGCAG GCAAGTGGACAGAGATTGTGACTTCCTTGAACAGGAGAGAATAATGGACTACAGTCTTTTGGTTGGTCTACACTTTCGAGAAGCTTCATACAGGGAATCCCTCACACCCCCTCGTACTTCTGGAGTTCGGACTCCCACCGGAATTCGCACTCCTGCTGGAGTTCAGACTCCCAATGGACTTCGAACTCCCACCGGACTTCACAGTCCTACAG GAATGGGAGATGAAACTGAATCGGGAGCTCCACGCCTTTCCAGAGTGGATTTGGATAAGCTTTTCATCGATCCCACTcg GTGGGCTTCCATTAAATTAGGTATAAACATGCCGGCAAGGGTTGAAAAGACAGCCAGGAGAAGAGATGGTGAAGCTCAGCTAATTGGAGAACCAACTGGGGTGTTATATGAAGTCGTCCTATTTTTCGGTATCATAGACATTCTACAAGACTATGATATAAGCAAAAAGCTCGAGCACGCATACAAGTCCATGCAGTATGATCCAACTTCAATCTCTGCCGTTGATCCAAAGCAATACTCAAAACGCTTTCGGGATTTCATCTTCAGAGTATTTGCAGAAGACGCTTGA
- the LOC7486999 gene encoding NADPH:quinone oxidoreductase: MEALAVKPVIKVAALCGSLRKGSFNRGLLRSAIQLSKESVNGMEIEYIDISPLPMLNTDLEVNGTFPPVVEAFRQKILQADSVLFASPEYNFSVTGPLKNAIDWASRPPNCWADKAAAIVSAGGSFGGGRAQYHLRQIGVYLDLHFINKPEFYLNAFAPPAKFDSDGTLIDPPSKERLKEVLLSLLAFTLRLKGQC; this comes from the exons ATGGAAGCATTGGCAGTGAAACCAGTGATCAAAGTGGCAGCTCTTTGTGGGTCTCTTCGTAAAGGTTCTTTCAACCGTGGCCTCCTTCGTTCTG caATCCAGTTAAGTAAAGAGTCAGTGAACGGCATGGAAATTGAGTACATAGATATCTCACCTCTGCCAATGCTTAATACTGATCTTGAAGTCAATGGTACTTTCCCACCTGTTGTTGAAGCTTTCCGTCAGAAGATTCTTCAAGCTGATAGTGTCCTCTTTGCCTCGCCTGAGTACAATTTTTCCGTCACCG GACCTTTGAAGAATGCTATTGACTGGGCATCTAGACCACCAAACTGTTGGGCTGATAAAGCTGCTGCCATTGTAAGTGCCGGAGGAAGTTTTGGTGGTGGACGAGCACAATACCATCTTCGCCAAATTGGAGTTTATCTTGACCTTCATTTCATCAACAAACCTGAGTTTTACTTGAATGCATTTGCACCTCCTGCAAAATTTGATAGCGATGGCACCTTGATTGATCCGCCGTCCAAGGAGAGACTAAAGGAAGTTCTTTTAAGTTTGCTTGCATTCACTTTGCGACTCAAAGGTCAGTGCTAA